One genomic segment of Bacteroides caccae includes these proteins:
- a CDS encoding tRNA threonylcarbamoyladenosine dehydratase, giving the protein MVKEKLMEKNDWQQRTELLLGEEKMNRIRKAHVLVVGLGGVGAYAAEMLCRTGVGKMTIVDADTVQPTNMNRQLPAMHSTLGMPKAEVLATRYKDINPDIELTVLPVYLKDENIPELLDAGKYDFIVDAIDTISPKCFLIYEAMKRHIKIVSSMGAGAKSDISQVRFADLWDTYHCGLSKAVRKRLQKMGMKRKLPVVFSTEQADPKAVLLTDDEQNKKSTCGTVSYMPAVFGCYLAEYVIKRL; this is encoded by the coding sequence ATGGTTAAAGAAAAGCTAATGGAAAAAAACGACTGGCAACAAAGAACGGAACTCCTGTTAGGAGAAGAAAAGATGAATCGCATCCGGAAGGCACACGTATTGGTTGTGGGATTAGGCGGAGTGGGCGCTTATGCTGCCGAAATGCTTTGTCGTACGGGAGTTGGCAAAATGACTATTGTAGATGCGGATACCGTGCAGCCTACGAATATGAACCGCCAGTTACCTGCCATGCACTCTACGTTGGGAATGCCGAAAGCGGAAGTATTGGCTACCCGGTATAAAGATATCAATCCGGATATTGAACTGACGGTACTCCCTGTTTATCTGAAAGATGAGAATATACCGGAACTATTGGACGCAGGCAAGTATGATTTTATAGTAGACGCAATTGATACAATCAGTCCGAAGTGCTTCTTGATTTATGAGGCGATGAAACGGCATATCAAGATTGTGTCCAGTATGGGAGCGGGAGCAAAGAGCGATATCTCTCAGGTCCGTTTTGCAGATCTTTGGGATACTTATCATTGTGGACTAAGTAAGGCGGTGCGGAAACGTTTGCAGAAAATGGGAATGAAACGTAAACTTCCGGTAGTATTCAGTACCGAACAGGCTGATCCGAAAGCTGTATTGCTGACTGATGATGAACAGAATAAGAAATCAACTTGCGGGACAGTGAGCTATATGCCGGCTGTGTTCGGCTGCTATTTGGCGGAATATGTCATTAAACGATTATAA
- a CDS encoding ABC transporter ATP-binding protein has product MIKLEGITKSFGSLQVLKGIDLEINKGEIVSIVGPSGAGKTTLLQIMGTLDEPDAGNVQIDGTVVSRMKEKELSAFRNKNIGFVFQFHQLLPEFTALENVMIPAFIAGVSSKEANEHAIRILDFMGLAERASHKPNELSGGEKQRVAVARALINDPAVILADEPSGSLDTHNKEDLHQLFFDLRERLGQTFVIVTHDEGLSKITDRTIHMVDGMIKKD; this is encoded by the coding sequence ATGATAAAATTAGAAGGAATAACAAAAAGCTTCGGTTCATTGCAAGTCCTGAAAGGTATTGATCTGGAAATTAACAAAGGCGAGATTGTCAGTATTGTAGGTCCTAGTGGGGCAGGTAAGACTACCTTGTTGCAGATCATGGGAACGTTGGACGAACCGGATGCAGGTAATGTACAGATTGACGGAACTGTAGTGAGCCGGATGAAAGAAAAAGAACTCTCTGCATTCCGTAATAAGAATATAGGTTTCGTTTTTCAGTTTCATCAATTGCTGCCGGAGTTCACCGCATTGGAGAATGTGATGATTCCTGCGTTTATCGCAGGAGTATCTTCGAAAGAGGCAAACGAACATGCTATTAGAATACTCGATTTTATGGGATTGGCAGAGCGTGCTTCCCATAAACCGAATGAGTTGTCGGGAGGAGAGAAACAACGCGTTGCTGTGGCGCGTGCTTTAATCAATGATCCGGCTGTAATACTGGCGGATGAACCTTCCGGTAGTTTGGATACACATAATAAAGAAGATTTACATCAACTGTTCTTTGACCTGAGGGAGCGTTTAGGACAGACTTTTGTGATTGTTACCCATGACGAGGGACTTTCGAAAATCACCGACCGAACGATACATATGGTTGACGGCATGATTAAAAAAGATTAA
- a CDS encoding helix-hairpin-helix domain-containing protein translates to MWKDFFYFTKTERQGIIVLVVLIIGVFSIPRLVQLFSTPQEVTPEEDEKFKLEYDEFISSIKEIKPQRKFAEGDPPKNDSYSPKEVRLSIFDPNTADSITFISLGLPPWIAKNILRYRKKQGKFRHPEDFQKIYGLTDEQYQTLHPYIRITEQSSTKDTVRLLMKQRMPQDTLFKYQPGTVINLNEADTTELKKIPGIGSAIARMIVNYRTQLGGFYKIEQLQEKHLKAEMLRPWFSINATQIRRININKASIERMMHHPYINYYQAKVIVEYRKKKGILTNLKQLSLYEEFNTADFERITPYICYE, encoded by the coding sequence ATGTGGAAAGACTTTTTTTATTTCACTAAAACCGAACGACAAGGCATTATCGTCCTTGTCGTTCTTATTATAGGGGTATTCTCAATTCCCCGGCTCGTGCAACTATTCTCCACTCCTCAAGAAGTTACTCCTGAAGAAGATGAGAAATTCAAGCTAGAATATGATGAATTCATTTCATCGATCAAAGAAATAAAACCTCAAAGGAAATTCGCAGAAGGGGACCCTCCGAAAAACGATTCCTATTCACCAAAAGAAGTCAGGCTCTCTATATTCGATCCGAACACTGCCGATTCCATTACTTTTATATCATTGGGATTGCCTCCGTGGATAGCTAAAAACATTCTGCGTTACCGCAAGAAACAGGGAAAGTTCCGTCATCCGGAAGATTTCCAAAAGATATACGGGTTGACAGACGAGCAATATCAGACTTTACATCCTTATATCCGTATTACCGAACAGTCCTCAACAAAAGATACCGTCCGACTATTAATGAAACAAAGGATGCCGCAGGATACCCTGTTTAAATATCAGCCCGGCACCGTCATCAACCTGAATGAAGCAGACACGACCGAACTTAAGAAAATTCCAGGTATCGGAAGTGCCATTGCCCGTATGATTGTAAATTACCGGACACAGCTAGGGGGCTTTTATAAAATAGAGCAATTACAGGAGAAACATTTAAAAGCAGAGATGCTCCGACCCTGGTTCTCTATCAACGCAACCCAAATCCGCCGTATTAACATAAATAAGGCAAGTATCGAACGGATGATGCATCATCCGTATATAAACTACTATCAAGCCAAAGTTATTGTGGAATACCGAAAAAAGAAAGGGATCTTGACAAACCTCAAGCAATTATCACTTTACGAGGAATTCAATACAGCAGATTTCGAACGGATTACTCCTTATATTTGTTATGAATAG
- a CDS encoding sodium-dependent transporter — translation MTKNDRANFGSKLGVILASAGSAVGLGNIWRFPYETGNHGGAAFILIYLGCILLLGLPIMIAEFLIGRHSQANTARAYQKLAPGTHWRWVGRMGVLAGFLILSYYAVVAGWTLEYILEAATNGFSGKTSGEFITSFQQFSSNPWRPVIWLIAFLLITHFIIVKGVEKGIEKSSKIMMPTLFIIIVILVVCSVTLPGAGAGIEFLLKPDFSKVDGNVFLSAMGQAFFSLSLGMGCLCTYASYFSKETNLTKTAFSVGIIDTFVAILAGFIIFPAAFSVGIQPDSGPSLIFITLPNVFQQAFGGVPILAYIFSVMFYALLAMAALTSTISLHEVVTAYLHEEFNLSRGKAARLVTGGCIFLGIFCSLSLGVTKGFTIFGLGMFDLFDFVTAKIMLPLGGLCISLFTGWYLDKKIVWSEITNNGSIEIPVYKLIIFILKYIAPIAISLIFINELGLIKL, via the coding sequence ATGACAAAAAATGATAGAGCGAACTTCGGTAGTAAGTTAGGCGTAATACTTGCTTCCGCCGGCTCGGCAGTAGGACTGGGTAATATCTGGCGGTTTCCCTATGAAACCGGAAATCACGGAGGTGCTGCATTTATATTAATCTATTTAGGGTGTATTCTCCTTTTAGGGCTTCCTATTATGATTGCAGAGTTTCTGATAGGACGCCATTCGCAAGCTAATACGGCAAGGGCTTACCAAAAATTAGCTCCCGGCACACATTGGCGCTGGGTGGGACGTATGGGAGTATTGGCAGGTTTCCTGATTCTCAGTTATTATGCCGTAGTTGCAGGGTGGACGCTGGAATATATTCTCGAAGCTGCCACTAATGGTTTCTCAGGAAAAACCTCCGGAGAATTCATCACCTCGTTCCAACAATTCTCCAGTAATCCCTGGCGACCAGTTATCTGGTTAATAGCCTTCCTGCTGATTACGCACTTCATCATCGTGAAAGGGGTAGAAAAAGGAATCGAGAAATCTTCCAAGATTATGATGCCTACCTTATTTATTATTATAGTTATATTGGTTGTTTGTTCGGTCACTCTACCGGGAGCCGGTGCGGGCATCGAGTTTCTACTGAAACCGGACTTTAGCAAGGTGGACGGAAATGTATTTTTGAGTGCTATGGGCCAAGCCTTCTTCTCTTTAAGCCTGGGAATGGGATGTCTTTGTACGTACGCCTCTTATTTCAGCAAAGAGACCAACCTGACAAAAACGGCTTTCAGTGTAGGAATCATTGATACTTTCGTTGCGATATTAGCCGGATTTATCATCTTCCCGGCCGCTTTCTCCGTAGGCATACAACCTGATTCGGGTCCAAGCCTCATCTTTATCACTCTGCCTAACGTATTCCAACAGGCATTCGGCGGAGTACCTATATTGGCATACATATTCTCTGTGATGTTTTATGCATTGCTGGCAATGGCTGCATTAACCTCCACGATTTCCCTGCATGAGGTAGTAACCGCCTATCTGCACGAGGAATTCAACTTATCCCGTGGAAAAGCAGCAAGACTCGTGACCGGAGGATGCATCTTTTTGGGAATATTCTGTTCACTATCCCTCGGAGTGACGAAAGGATTCACGATTTTCGGTTTGGGAATGTTCGACCTCTTCGACTTTGTTACGGCTAAAATCATGTTGCCGCTCGGCGGGCTCTGTATTTCTCTCTTTACCGGCTGGTATCTTGATAAGAAAATCGTCTGGTCGGAGATTACAAATAACGGTTCAATAGAAATTCCTGTATACAAACTAATCATCTTTATATTAAAATATATCGCCCCAATCGCTATCTCACTGATATTCATCAATGAACTGGGACTAATCAAACTATAA
- a CDS encoding VanZ family protein: MLSYIKKYPISLFIILTVIYLSFFKPPKTDLSEIPNLDKLVHICMYFGMSGMLWLEFLRAHRRDEAPLWHAWVGAFFCPVLFSGCVELLQEYCTSYRGGDWLDFAANSTGALLASLVAYYVVRPRMMKQ; encoded by the coding sequence ATGCTATCTTATATTAAGAAATATCCGATCTCACTTTTTATAATCCTGACTGTGATTTATCTTTCATTTTTTAAACCACCCAAGACGGATTTGAGTGAGATTCCTAACTTAGACAAGCTGGTTCATATTTGTATGTATTTCGGTATGTCAGGTATGTTGTGGCTGGAATTTTTGCGTGCACATCGCCGGGACGAGGCACCGTTGTGGCATGCTTGGGTAGGAGCGTTCTTCTGCCCCGTGCTGTTCAGCGGGTGTGTAGAATTGCTGCAAGAATACTGTACCAGTTACCGTGGAGGAGACTGGCTGGATTTTGCAGCAAATTCTACCGGAGCATTGCTCGCAAGTCTGGTTGCTTATTATGTGGTGCGTCCAAGAATGATGAAACAGTGA
- a CDS encoding UDP-N-acetylmuramoyl-tripeptide--D-alanyl-D-alanine ligase, translating to MKLSAIYQIFLDCQSVTTDSRNCPDGSLFIALKGESFNGNAFAGKALEDGCAFAIIDEAQYAIEGDRRYILVNDCLQTLQQLANYHRRQLGTRVIGITGTNGKTTTKELISAVLSQTHNILYTQGNLNNHIGVPTTLLRLKPEHDLAVIEMGANHQGEIKFLCEIAEPDYGIITNVGKAHLEGFGSFEGVIKTKGELYDFLRKKGNSTIFIHHDNPYLMNIAKGLNLISYGSGEDLYVNGCITGNSPYLALEWKAEKNGEIHRIRTQLIGEYNFPNALAAITIGRFFGVEDRKIDEALAGYTPQNNRSQLKETADNTLIIDAYNANPTSMAAALQNFRNMTVSHKMLILGDMRELGTESLNEHQKIVDYIKESDFEKVWLVGEQFASVCHSFKTYANVQEVIKELETNKPKGYTILIKGSNGIKLSSTVEYL from the coding sequence ATGAAACTTTCTGCTATTTACCAGATTTTTCTGGATTGTCAATCAGTAACCACTGATAGCCGGAATTGTCCGGACGGTTCATTGTTTATCGCTCTGAAAGGCGAGTCATTCAATGGCAATGCCTTTGCCGGAAAAGCGTTGGAAGACGGTTGCGCATTTGCTATTATTGACGAGGCCCAATATGCCATAGAGGGTGATCGACGATACATACTCGTAAACGACTGCCTGCAAACATTGCAACAGCTAGCCAACTATCATCGACGTCAACTCGGAACACGGGTTATCGGTATCACCGGAACCAATGGAAAAACAACAACCAAAGAATTAATCTCCGCCGTTCTTTCTCAAACGCATAACATTCTCTATACCCAAGGAAACCTGAACAACCATATCGGAGTGCCAACAACTCTACTCCGGCTGAAACCGGAACATGACCTTGCCGTCATCGAAATGGGTGCCAATCATCAGGGAGAAATCAAATTCCTTTGTGAAATAGCCGAACCGGATTATGGCATTATAACCAATGTCGGTAAAGCTCACTTGGAAGGATTCGGTTCTTTTGAAGGTGTAATCAAGACTAAAGGAGAGCTGTATGACTTCCTCCGCAAGAAAGGAAATTCTACAATCTTTATCCACCATGACAATCCCTATCTGATGAATATAGCCAAAGGATTGAATCTGATTTCTTATGGAAGCGGGGAAGATCTTTATGTCAACGGCTGCATCACAGGGAATTCACCTTATCTCGCTCTCGAATGGAAGGCAGAAAAGAATGGTGAAATCCACCGGATACGGACGCAGTTAATCGGAGAGTATAATTTCCCCAATGCCCTGGCTGCCATTACAATCGGACGGTTCTTCGGGGTGGAAGACCGGAAGATAGACGAAGCGTTGGCCGGATATACACCCCAGAATAATCGTTCACAGCTTAAAGAGACAGCAGACAATACCCTTATCATTGATGCATACAATGCCAATCCTACCAGTATGGCGGCTGCCCTGCAAAACTTTCGGAATATGACAGTTTCTCACAAAATGCTTATATTGGGGGACATGCGCGAACTGGGCACCGAAAGTCTGAACGAACATCAGAAGATTGTTGATTACATAAAAGAGAGCGACTTTGAAAAAGTATGGCTGGTCGGAGAGCAGTTTGCATCTGTCTGTCACTCTTTCAAGACGTATGCAAATGTACAAGAGGTCATAAAGGAACTTGAAACAAATAAGCCTAAAGGCTATACCATTCTCATCAAAGGTTCCAATGGGATCAAACTTAGCTCAACAGTAGAATATTTATAA
- a CDS encoding tetratricopeptide repeat-containing sensor histidine kinase, translating into MSQTALSFTRFLFLFLFFTASVKAQKEAKDFNVDSTLYAYYQRCQECLLQPVVLSMSDTLYRMAEERHDKRMQAVAISTQLDYHYFQATNEDSIIYYTNKVKDFAKATQQPKYYYFAWSNRLILYYLKNGRTNIALYEAQKMLKEAQEEDDKTGLSRCYNIMSQIYTVKRLDSMAFEWQLKEIELTEKYDLENYNISQTYSQISSYYINTNQPEKALEALKKADATAYSPTQKISVQLEYVNYYSKFGDMQAAEKILNECKTAFDQDKRLWSIKKRLYNIEYVYYLQSKQYPKALEAAKKQEAEELNLSESIQNSVHYLTKGKIYSNMGNMSEAIKYLQMYIEAEDSLKIANEQMASSEFATLLEVEKLNAEKKELMLQAQEKEIRNKTTLIISLIVLLGILFMFLYRENFLKRKLKVSESELKIRNEELTISREELHKAKDIAEASSRMKTTFIESMTHEIRTPLNSIVGFSQILNDHYSNSPETQEFVKIIENNSNDLLRLVTDVLALSELDQYDKLPTNITTDVNAICELAYEVAKNKSQKGVEVFFKPERESLFILSNQERISQVLNNLMHNAAKFTSHGSICIAYSISEAEKKIEISVTDTGIGIPADKQNCVFERFYKVNSFTQGTGLGLSISRSIAEKLGGSLQIDSSYTDGCRIVLTLPLVYA; encoded by the coding sequence ATGAGCCAAACAGCCCTATCTTTCACCCGATTTCTTTTTTTATTTTTATTCTTTACCGCTTCTGTAAAAGCCCAGAAAGAAGCTAAAGACTTTAACGTTGACTCTACCCTTTATGCCTATTATCAACGTTGTCAGGAATGCTTATTGCAACCCGTTGTACTTAGCATGTCCGATACCTTGTATCGAATGGCAGAGGAACGGCATGATAAACGGATGCAGGCAGTAGCTATTTCCACCCAACTGGATTATCATTATTTTCAGGCAACAAATGAAGACAGCATTATCTATTATACCAATAAGGTGAAAGACTTCGCCAAAGCAACCCAACAACCCAAGTATTATTATTTCGCATGGTCGAACAGGCTTATTCTATATTATCTGAAAAACGGTAGAACCAATATTGCACTTTATGAAGCGCAAAAGATGCTGAAAGAAGCACAAGAGGAAGACGACAAAACCGGTCTGTCCCGCTGCTATAACATCATGTCGCAGATTTATACAGTCAAAAGACTGGATTCCATGGCTTTCGAATGGCAATTGAAAGAAATAGAACTGACGGAGAAATATGATCTGGAAAACTATAACATCTCGCAAACATACAGCCAGATAAGCAGTTATTACATCAATACCAACCAGCCGGAAAAGGCACTGGAAGCATTGAAAAAGGCGGATGCAACCGCATACTCCCCTACACAAAAAATATCCGTGCAACTGGAATACGTTAATTATTACAGCAAATTCGGAGATATGCAGGCAGCCGAGAAAATACTAAACGAATGTAAAACAGCATTTGATCAGGATAAAAGATTATGGTCGATAAAGAAAAGACTATATAATATAGAATACGTCTATTATCTGCAATCCAAGCAATACCCAAAGGCACTGGAAGCTGCCAAGAAACAGGAAGCGGAGGAATTAAACCTTAGCGAAAGTATACAGAACAGTGTCCATTACCTGACGAAAGGAAAAATATACAGCAATATGGGTAATATGAGCGAAGCAATCAAATACCTGCAAATGTATATCGAAGCAGAGGATTCTTTAAAGATAGCCAATGAACAAATGGCCAGCAGCGAATTTGCCACTCTGCTCGAAGTGGAGAAACTCAATGCCGAAAAAAAGGAATTAATGCTCCAGGCACAGGAAAAGGAGATACGCAATAAGACGACATTAATCATCTCATTAATTGTTTTGTTAGGTATCCTATTCATGTTCTTATACAGAGAGAATTTCCTGAAACGTAAGTTGAAAGTTTCGGAAAGCGAACTTAAAATCAGGAATGAAGAGCTCACTATATCCCGGGAGGAATTGCACAAAGCCAAAGATATAGCCGAAGCAAGCAGCCGGATGAAGACAACGTTTATTGAAAGTATGACACATGAGATTCGTACACCGCTTAATTCGATTGTAGGCTTCTCACAGATTTTAAATGACCATTATAGCAATAGTCCGGAAACTCAGGAATTCGTCAAAATCATAGAGAATAATAGTAATGACCTACTCCGGTTAGTTACCGACGTGCTTGCTCTGTCCGAACTCGACCAATATGACAAGCTACCTACGAATATCACCACAGACGTCAACGCCATCTGCGAACTTGCTTACGAAGTAGCTAAAAATAAGAGCCAGAAAGGAGTTGAAGTATTCTTCAAACCTGAAAGAGAAAGCCTGTTTATACTCAGCAATCAGGAACGTATCTCACAAGTATTGAATAATCTGATGCACAACGCTGCCAAATTCACCTCGCACGGAAGTATCTGTATAGCGTATTCCATATCGGAAGCTGAAAAGAAGATTGAAATCAGTGTCACCGATACAGGAATAGGGATACCCGCAGACAAACAAAATTGCGTATTCGAACGTTTCTATAAAGTAAATTCTTTCACACAAGGGACAGGACTAGGACTTTCTATATCCCGAAGTATTGCAGAAAAACTGGGAGGCAGCCTCCAGATAGATTCTTCTTATACAGACGGATGTCGGATCGTACTAACCCTACCTTTAGTATACGCCTAA
- the folP gene encoding dihydropteroate synthase: protein MMKSTSPIYINVKGQLLDLSIPQVMGILNVTPDSFYAGSRMQTEEDIAARARQIIDEGAAIIDIGAYSSRPNAEHISAEEEMNRLRTGLEILNRNHPEAIISVDTFRADVAAQCVNEYGVAVINDIAAGEMDDRMFQTVAGLGVPYIMMHMQGTPQNMQKEPHYDNLIKDVFLYFARKVQQLRDLGVKDIILDPGFGFGKTLEHNYELMAHLEEFRIFELPLLVGVSRKSMIYKLLGGTPQDSLNGTTILDTVALMKGAHILRVHDVREAVEAVRIVEKLKSENDVF, encoded by the coding sequence ATGATGAAATCTACGTCTCCTATTTATATAAATGTAAAAGGGCAGTTGCTTGATCTCTCCATTCCGCAGGTAATGGGTATTCTGAATGTAACTCCCGATTCTTTTTATGCCGGTAGCCGGATGCAGACCGAAGAAGATATTGCTGCCCGGGCCCGACAAATCATTGATGAAGGCGCTGCTATTATCGATATAGGTGCTTATTCTTCGCGTCCTAATGCAGAACATATTTCTGCCGAAGAAGAAATGAACCGGTTACGCACCGGTCTGGAGATTCTGAACCGCAATCATCCGGAGGCTATTATTTCCGTAGATACTTTTCGGGCTGATGTAGCAGCGCAATGCGTAAACGAGTATGGCGTTGCTGTCATTAACGATATTGCTGCCGGTGAAATGGATGACCGGATGTTTCAGACAGTAGCCGGACTGGGAGTGCCCTATATCATGATGCATATGCAGGGCACCCCGCAGAATATGCAGAAAGAACCCCATTATGATAATCTGATAAAGGACGTTTTCCTTTACTTCGCGCGTAAAGTTCAGCAGCTTCGTGATTTGGGAGTGAAGGATATCATACTCGACCCAGGATTCGGGTTCGGGAAGACGTTGGAGCATAATTATGAACTAATGGCACATCTCGAAGAGTTCCGTATATTCGAATTACCTTTGTTGGTAGGAGTTTCACGAAAATCTATGATTTATAAATTGTTGGGGGGCACTCCGCAGGATTCGTTGAACGGGACAACTATATTGGATACCGTTGCGTTAATGAAAGGCGCTCACATCCTTCGGGTACATGATGTACGCGAAGCAGTGGAAGCGGTTCGCATTGTTGAAAAATTAAAATCAGAGAACGATGTTTTTTGA
- the cdaA gene encoding diadenylate cyclase CdaA, translating to MFFEFGIKDFIDILLAAFLLYYTYKLMKASGSIKVFTGILVFILIWLVVTQVLEMKLLGSIFDTLMNVGVIALIVLFQDEIRRFLLTLGSHRHVSALARLFNGAKKEVLKHDDIMPVVMACLSMGKQKVGALIVIEHNVPLDEIVRTGEMIDAAINQRLIENIFFKNSPLHDGAMVISKKRIKAAGCILPVSHDLNIPKELGLRHRAAMGISQQSDAHAIIVSEETGAISVAYRGQFYLRLNAEELESMLTKEN from the coding sequence ATGTTTTTTGAATTTGGCATAAAAGATTTTATTGATATTCTGTTGGCGGCTTTCTTGCTGTATTATACATACAAGTTGATGAAGGCTTCCGGCTCTATCAAGGTATTCACCGGTATTCTGGTTTTTATACTGATCTGGTTGGTGGTGACTCAGGTTTTGGAGATGAAGTTGCTGGGTTCCATCTTCGATACTTTGATGAATGTGGGCGTGATAGCGCTGATCGTACTGTTTCAGGACGAGATACGCCGTTTCTTGCTGACTTTGGGTTCTCACCGGCATGTCAGTGCATTGGCCCGTCTCTTTAACGGGGCGAAGAAAGAAGTATTGAAACATGATGATATTATGCCTGTGGTAATGGCTTGTCTGAGCATGGGAAAGCAAAAAGTCGGTGCACTGATTGTCATTGAGCATAACGTTCCTTTAGACGAAATCGTCCGTACAGGTGAAATGATTGATGCGGCAATCAACCAACGTTTAATTGAAAATATCTTCTTCAAGAATAGTCCGTTACATGACGGGGCAATGGTTATCAGCAAGAAACGTATCAAAGCGGCAGGATGTATTCTTCCTGTTTCTCACGATTTGAATATACCTAAAGAACTCGGCTTGCGTCATCGGGCCGCTATGGGTATCTCACAGCAGTCGGATGCACACGCCATTATTGTTTCCGAAGAAACGGGAGCTATCTCTGTCGCCTATCGCGGGCAATTCTATCTTCGCCTGAATGCGGAAGAACTGGAAAGTATGTTGACGAAAGAAAACTGA